A genomic region of Fundidesulfovibrio terrae contains the following coding sequences:
- a CDS encoding phosphatidylglycerophosphatase A family protein, translating to MTFIDRIATNFASVGPFGKLPVSGTWGSAVAAVAAPFVFMPAPLPVRLLIIALVFIGGGLACDIVERNLCRKDPGLCVIDEVLGQWITYLPFTALSPAQLFWGFVLFRAFDILKPPPVRASECWLPGGFGIMIDDALAGVYAAISLGILLALGV from the coding sequence GTGACTTTCATCGACCGCATTGCCACCAACTTCGCCTCGGTGGGCCCCTTCGGCAAGCTGCCCGTGTCCGGCACCTGGGGCTCGGCCGTGGCCGCCGTGGCCGCGCCTTTCGTCTTCATGCCCGCGCCGCTGCCCGTGCGCCTGCTGATCATCGCGCTGGTGTTCATCGGCGGCGGCCTAGCCTGCGACATCGTGGAGCGAAACCTCTGCCGCAAGGACCCGGGCCTGTGCGTCATCGACGAGGTGCTCGGCCAGTGGATTACCTACCTGCCTTTCACGGCGCTTTCGCCTGCGCAGCTCTTCTGGGGATTCGTGCTGTTCAGGGCCTTTGACATCCTGAAGCCCCCGCCGGTGCGCGCGTCCGAGTGCTGGCTGCCCGGCGGCTTCGGCATCATGATCGACGACGCGTTGGCGGGAGTTTATGCGGCGATCTCGCTTGGGATTCTGCTGGCGCTGGGAGTTTAG